The Bubalus bubalis isolate 160015118507 breed Murrah chromosome 18, NDDB_SH_1, whole genome shotgun sequence genome contains a region encoding:
- the LOC112580166 gene encoding placental protein 13-like isoform X1, with protein METMNCLPNPYLQSVSLTVGFMVKIKADLHFICGKNPELVVDFCMGIEEDSDIAFHFRVCPKSLVVLNSFQDGEWQEEQRIFSDHFMPGRPFELRFLVLENEYQVLVDNKSSYHFVHRLPVQSVKMLKVRGDIVLTSVDTF; from the exons ATGGAGACTATGAACTGCTTG CCGAATCCCTACCTGCAGTCTGTTTCCCTGACTGTGGGTTTCATGGTGAAGATCAAGGCAGATCTTCACTTTATTTGTGG GAAGAACCCAGAGCTTGTGGTGGATTTCTGCATGGGTATTGAGGAAGACAGCGACATTGCATTCCATTTCCGAGTCTGCCCGAAGAGCTTGGTGGTGCTGAACAGTTTCCAGGACGGGGAATGGCAGGAGGAACAGAGAATATTTTCTGACCATTTTATGCCAGGCCGGCCATTTGAGCTGCGATTCTTGGTGCTGGAGAATGAATACCAG GTGTTAGTGGATAACAAGTCCAGCTACCACTTTGTCCACCGCCTGCCCGTACAGTCTGTGAAAATGCTGAAGGTGAGGGGAGATATTGTACTGACTTCAGTGGATACATTTTAA
- the LOC112580166 gene encoding placental protein 13-like isoform X2, with amino-acid sequence MVKIKADLHFICGKNPELVVDFCMGIEEDSDIAFHFRVCPKSLVVLNSFQDGEWQEEQRIFSDHFMPGRPFELRFLVLENEYQVLVDNKSSYHFVHRLPVQSVKMLKVRGDIVLTSVDTF; translated from the exons ATGGTGAAGATCAAGGCAGATCTTCACTTTATTTGTGG GAAGAACCCAGAGCTTGTGGTGGATTTCTGCATGGGTATTGAGGAAGACAGCGACATTGCATTCCATTTCCGAGTCTGCCCGAAGAGCTTGGTGGTGCTGAACAGTTTCCAGGACGGGGAATGGCAGGAGGAACAGAGAATATTTTCTGACCATTTTATGCCAGGCCGGCCATTTGAGCTGCGATTCTTGGTGCTGGAGAATGAATACCAG GTGTTAGTGGATAACAAGTCCAGCTACCACTTTGTCCACCGCCTGCCCGTACAGTCTGTGAAAATGCTGAAGGTGAGGGGAGATATTGTACTGACTTCAGTGGATACATTTTAA
- the LEUTX gene encoding paired-like homeodomain transcription factor LEUTX isoform X1, producing MVDLSPKEPLCLSYNSGFFYSKRGGSNTSGGNVLMTFPQSSSEKRNSTQRFRTRFNGEQLGALRDVFERTRYPHWFLIRTLASTIHLDASVIKTWFKNQRVKRRREENQTRQNLSPGDPRQVVSVKEEEMPLPGTSGSIHPTSLSLADSEFPKASVFFKVEPRGQATIQEMETNKNKQMGPN from the exons ATGGTGGACTTGAGTCCCAAAGAACCTCTGTGTCTGAGTTacaattcaggcttcttttattcTAAAAGGGGAGGAAGTAATACCTCCGGAGGGAATGTGTTAATGACTTTCCCGCAGTCATCCTCAG AAAAACGAAATTCAACTCAGCGATTCCGCACACGCTTTAATGGAGAACAGCTAGGAGCACTAAGAGATGTATTTGAAAGGACCAGGTACCCACATTGGTTCCTCATAAGAACACTTGCTTCAACTATTCATCTTGATGCGTCAGTTATAAAG ACTTGGTTTAAAAACCAACGTGtcaaaaggaggagggaggagaatcAGACTCGGCAAAATCTGTCACCAGGAGACCCACGCCAGGTTGTCTCAGTGAAGGAGGAAGAGATGCCCTTACCGGGCACTTCCGGAAGCATTCATCCCACGAGTCTCAGCCTTGCAG ACTCTGAGTTTCCTAAGGCCAGTGTTTTCTTTAAAGTTGAACCCAGAGGCCAAGCCACAATACAAG
- the LEUTX gene encoding paired-like homeodomain transcription factor LEUTX isoform X5 encodes MVDLSPKEPLCLSYNSGFFYSKRGGSNTSGGNVLMTFPQSSSEKRNSTQRFRTRFNGEQLGALRDVFERTRYPHWFLIRTLASTIHLDASVIKTWFKNQRVKRRREENQTRQNLSPGDPRQVVSVKEEEMPLPGTSGSIHPTSLSLADSEFPKASVFFKVEPRGQATIQDSRNI; translated from the exons ATGGTGGACTTGAGTCCCAAAGAACCTCTGTGTCTGAGTTacaattcaggcttcttttattcTAAAAGGGGAGGAAGTAATACCTCCGGAGGGAATGTGTTAATGACTTTCCCGCAGTCATCCTCAG AAAAACGAAATTCAACTCAGCGATTCCGCACACGCTTTAATGGAGAACAGCTAGGAGCACTAAGAGATGTATTTGAAAGGACCAGGTACCCACATTGGTTCCTCATAAGAACACTTGCTTCAACTATTCATCTTGATGCGTCAGTTATAAAG ACTTGGTTTAAAAACCAACGTGtcaaaaggaggagggaggagaatcAGACTCGGCAAAATCTGTCACCAGGAGACCCACGCCAGGTTGTCTCAGTGAAGGAGGAAGAGATGCCCTTACCGGGCACTTCCGGAAGCATTCATCCCACGAGTCTCAGCCTTGCAG ACTCTGAGTTTCCTAAGGCCAGTGTTTTCTTTAAAGTTGAACCCAGAGGCCAAGCCACAATACAAG
- the LEUTX gene encoding paired-like homeodomain transcription factor LEUTX isoform X4, translated as MVDLSPKEPLCLSYNSGFFYSKRGGSNTSGGNVLMTFPQSSSEKRNSTQRFRTRFNGEQLGALRDVFERTRYPHWFLIRTLASTIHLDASVIKTWFKNQRVKRRREENQTRQNLSPGDPRQVVSVKEEEMPLPGTSGSIHPTSLSLADSEFPKASVFFKVEPRGQATIQGLPVPC; from the exons ATGGTGGACTTGAGTCCCAAAGAACCTCTGTGTCTGAGTTacaattcaggcttcttttattcTAAAAGGGGAGGAAGTAATACCTCCGGAGGGAATGTGTTAATGACTTTCCCGCAGTCATCCTCAG AAAAACGAAATTCAACTCAGCGATTCCGCACACGCTTTAATGGAGAACAGCTAGGAGCACTAAGAGATGTATTTGAAAGGACCAGGTACCCACATTGGTTCCTCATAAGAACACTTGCTTCAACTATTCATCTTGATGCGTCAGTTATAAAG ACTTGGTTTAAAAACCAACGTGtcaaaaggaggagggaggagaatcAGACTCGGCAAAATCTGTCACCAGGAGACCCACGCCAGGTTGTCTCAGTGAAGGAGGAAGAGATGCCCTTACCGGGCACTTCCGGAAGCATTCATCCCACGAGTCTCAGCCTTGCAG ACTCTGAGTTTCCTAAGGCCAGTGTTTTCTTTAAAGTTGAACCCAGAGGCCAAGCCACAATACAAG
- the LEUTX gene encoding paired-like homeodomain transcription factor LEUTX isoform X3, with translation MVDLSPKEPLCLSYNSGFFYSKRGGSNTSGGNVLMTFPQSSSEKRNSTQRFRTRFNGEQLGALRDVFERTRYPHWFLIRTLASTIHLDASVIKTWFKNQRVKRRREENQTRQNLSPGDPRQVVSVKEEEMPLPGTSGSIHPTSLSLADSEFPKASVFFKVEPRGQATIQGWYFRS, from the exons ATGGTGGACTTGAGTCCCAAAGAACCTCTGTGTCTGAGTTacaattcaggcttcttttattcTAAAAGGGGAGGAAGTAATACCTCCGGAGGGAATGTGTTAATGACTTTCCCGCAGTCATCCTCAG AAAAACGAAATTCAACTCAGCGATTCCGCACACGCTTTAATGGAGAACAGCTAGGAGCACTAAGAGATGTATTTGAAAGGACCAGGTACCCACATTGGTTCCTCATAAGAACACTTGCTTCAACTATTCATCTTGATGCGTCAGTTATAAAG ACTTGGTTTAAAAACCAACGTGtcaaaaggaggagggaggagaatcAGACTCGGCAAAATCTGTCACCAGGAGACCCACGCCAGGTTGTCTCAGTGAAGGAGGAAGAGATGCCCTTACCGGGCACTTCCGGAAGCATTCATCCCACGAGTCTCAGCCTTGCAG ACTCTGAGTTTCCTAAGGCCAGTGTTTTCTTTAAAGTTGAACCCAGAGGCCAAGCCACAATACAAG GGTGGTATTTCAGGAGTTAA